The genomic window TCCAGAATCGCTTGGATCTGCGATTGGGCCTGTTGTTTGGCTCCGCCGTCGAGGATCAACATCGCTGCTACTCGCAACAAGGCACGATCGATTTCGTTCTGCAGTTCCGGGGTATCGCTTTCGATCGACAACGGGATCAACCAGCGGTCGGCTTGACGGCACACCTGTTCGCTGCGGCGCATCGCCTGGATCGTTTTTGTCCAAGGTTGCAGGGCGTCCAGAAGTCCGGTGATATCGGCCAGCGGGGGAGCGTGGGTTGATCCATCATGCAGCATGGCTTGCAGATGAGTCGTGGCGGATGCGGTGTCGGCGGCGCGAATTGCCAGCGTCGCCAACAGGATTTCCGCGTTTTCTTTCTGGACGGATTTCCGCTTCACAATGGTGTTTCGCATCGCTTCGACCGATGCGTCATTGCGAATCGACTCGGCCCACACTGCAGCCAAACTGCGCGGTGCAGGGAAATCGGTTGGATCCTGTTCCACATCGCGGCCGATCGTCGGCAGCACGTAAAGGACCAGTTCCTCGGGCTGATCCGCCGGCGCCATCAGCTCCAGCAGGTCGGCGTCGATAGAGGTGGTGGGCGGTGAGTTTTGCAGCAATTCCCTGGCACAGGAAATCGCCTCGGCAACTTTGCTAAAGTCCGTATTCGGTCGCTGCGTGGCGGGGTCCAGTGAGCTGTCCTGCTGGCTCAGCCAAATGCTCAGCACATCGTGCAGTGCGGCGAGGGCGAGCTCGGGTAGACCGCGACGAGCGGCGACGGTGGCCAGCGGAATTCGCGCATCAAGCGAGGTGGGCGAAGCGTCAGGCAGGCTTTCCAGCAAACGCGTCAGCACGGGCTGCACGGTGGTTAGAACGTCCGTTGATTCGGTCGCCAGCATGCGGTCGGCAATCACTATCGCGAGACTAAATTCCCGTTCCGACTCGGCGGTGGTCAACAGACGGGAAAGTAAGCGCAGGCCAGCCTCGCGGACGGTCGCTTGCTGGTCGTCGATGGCGACCGTTGCCACCGTCCACAGATCCAGGATCGGCGGCGCGTCTGCGGACGGTGTGGGCGGTTGCGATGATTCGTCTTGGCTGCTGGGAAGTTGCTTCAAGATGCTGTTCACCGCTTCAGCCGCCTGGGGTTGCTCCAAAGCCATCGCGATCAGTGCTCGCAGGCCGCTGGCCGCCAAACGATCCGCCAAGGCATCACGCGGTTCGGCTTGCTCCAAGCGATCGACCACGGCGTTCAGATCTTCATCCGCGTTGGGACCAGCGGCCAATTGCTTGACCGCAATCGCCGCCAGGGACGACTGCCAGACGGGCTGGTCCAATTCCGCCTGCAGGGGCGACAAATCCCATTGGCTGTCGGCAGCGGCGGCAAACGCATCTGTCAATAATGCGTGACAAGCCGCCGCGTCAAAATCCGGCGTGGGACGGACCGTGCCGTGCAGATAGGCCAGCGCGTCTTCGACGCGAAAGGCGTCCAGAGGACAATCCAGTTGTTGCAGACGCGAGGCCACCGCCGTGAGGCGTTGATCGAGACGTTCGGCGGATAAGGCGGCCGCTAACGCGTCATCAAAATCTTTCAGCAACCATTGCCGCGCGGCCTGACGCTGGTCGTGCTTTTTCAAGTGCGAATACAGCCGGTTCCCCACTCCGCCGGCGGTCCAACGATAGGCTTCGGGCAAGTGGGGATCCTCGGCGGCCGCCCTGTACAGGGCTACGATCAGCGCTGAAGGCACGTCCTCGCGGGATTCGAGCAACTGGGCGGCCTGCCAGGCAAAGGGACCGCTCCACTGCGGCTGTTCCGCGGCCAACAGGCTGGATAGCGTTTCGTACGGTTCCTCGGGTGAAGACGACAGCAAAGCACGCACCGTGGTGGCGACGGGTAGGGCCGCCGGAGCGTCTTGCATCGCTTCGCAGCGTTCCAGCACGGTTTGCTTTAGCTTCGGTTGGCTGCGGACGGCGGCAACGATCGGCTGAAGGCTGCCGGTAAACCAACCATCCGCGTCGGGTTGTCCTTGATACCAAATAATCGCATCAGAGCGGAAGGATTGCGGGTCGGAAAACAGTCGACGCAGCGCTGGCGCCGCAATGACCGCGGCTTGATCGCCCAACCGGTTGGACCGTCCCAGCTCCCGCAGCAAAGGTCCCAGCTGCGCCACGGAACTATTGACCAACAGTGAGGTCATGAATTCGCGGCCCCTGGCGGTGGGGCTTTCCACGCCGGCGGGGTCCAGATCCAGCAGGTCACGAAGAGCGTCGAAGGACAGGCCGGACAGGTCACACGCGGCCAATTGCTGAAAAGCTTCATCGCAGTGGCGAGTATTCTGTGCCGCCTGCACGAAGGGCGTGACGTGTTCCTCCATGGTTTGCGCATCGATGGCGAAGACGTTCAAGAAATGCTCAAACGCTGCGGGGAACTGTCGTCGAGCCGAACGATCTAGCCCAGCCTGCAGCTCCGCTACCGGGTCGCCGTGGATGGTCTGTTGAGCTCGCAGTGAGCGACGTCGCGCTTCACGCAGCGCCGTGGCCTTTTGCGTTTGTCCCAGCGCTGTGTACAGGTGCGCCAGTTGGTCGACGGTTTGCCAGGCATTCGGATTGTCTTGCCGCCGTCGTTCCAGGTACTGCACCACATCCATCAGCGCGTCCAGATCGGCCAGCCATTTGATCGCCTGCTGTTGCTCGCGAATCGTACCGCGCCGCAAGGCTTCGTAGGCAGCCTCCCGGGCAGCGCGGGGATTTTCGCCGTCGACGAAACGCTTCGCCGATTCGACGGCCGTCGGTCTATTCCGGGGGCGGGTATTGTCGACGAGAAACGCGTTGGCTTGTTCCTTAAGTCCCAACCGCATCAGTTGGCCGGTCACAATCCTCTTGGTTTTGCTGTCCAGCGGAATGTTTTGCAGCTGTTCGGCGGCATCGCGTCCGCTCGGCTTGTCGGACAAGTAGCTGGCCAGACGGAGCCGCGATAGTTGTTTTAAGCGAACCAAGACGGGAGCGGCGGGCTGAGCGAGTTCCAGTTGTTCGAGAGCCTCGGTCTGTCGTTGCAGCCGTTCGGCTTGGAGCGCAAAAGCGATGCGGAACTGCGCGTCTTGAGGAAAGCGTTCGATGCCCTGTCGCAGTAGTTCCAGAGATCGTTCTCGATCTGCCTGCCGAGCCCATTGTTGGTGGGCCGAAGCCAGGGCCAGCCGCAGCTTTTGTTCGTCTTCAGGGATCGCCGGATCGGCTGCCACCAGCAGTTGGTTCAATTTTGATCCAGACGGTTCGTCCAAAGTCAGCAGCAATCGCATCGTGGCCACCGACAACGGTCGCCCCAATAGCGGCGAAACTCGCATGGTGGTCGACGCGGAAGTGCTGATCGCCACACGGGCAAAGGGTTGGTCCCAACGCTGTTGGATTTGCGGTTGCAGCCGTTCTGCCGCGGCGCCGGCAGCCAGAATGGTGGTCAGAACGTTAAACGTTTGTTCGACCGTGCTGCCTGCGGTCGGTTTAGGCAATTGAGACAGCTGCAACGCCGCGTCGAGAATGGCCTGATGATCGAGCGGATCGTCGGCCAAGACGTCGCGCAGCCAGCGTTGCCACTGCGGCAGTTGCGGCAGCAATCGATCGGTCTGACCGGTTTGGCTGGCCACCTGAACGGCGGCGGCAATTCCCGTGATGTCCTTGGGATGCAAGGTTGATTGCACCAGGCGAAGGGCATCGTCCGGGCGACCGGCGGCCTTAAATTCGTTGGCAACGGCAGCCAGGAATTCCGCCGGCTTGTCTTGAAAAATGTCTACCAAGGGCAACGAGAGTTGTTGTTCCAACCATTGCAGCTGAGTTTCATCGAAGGTCCAACCGGC from Roseimaritima ulvae includes these protein-coding regions:
- a CDS encoding tetratricopeptide repeat protein produces the protein MRFALSLFFVFWLVVIAVMGPASRVFAQETTAQETTAQETTAQGADAQRQRLMADRYAQLLLRRPRPGTALDRLYAFHATAGTLDEQITEWTPTAEDDTNAGNRWLLIGLLQQRSGAAAAAVEALQYAEQQLPDDPMASFLLGTALQAEGQIQPATAALQRALQRQPTRTEALPIFLALGQLYYQQNQDDDAEQLWSQLEQQFGDDRGIWRRVAQLMVDQQRLQPAIDRYEQLAATSSPQEAVTVRLNIARLKLRMGDADQALADLQALLPQVRPGSWLNEQVQREIESVLLADGGYEKLTQYYAARFQQFPEDVDLGLRLGQAQSQSQQYAAAAKTLGSLLERSPDSVPVREALVEVLARRQDWKGVAEQYAVLAEQQPDHAEYLLQWGTAVLQDDSQTLPSRRAAAARIWLRYAAQRSKDPVAQIQVAERLASIGQQEQAEARFRAAIELAPDDPQYREYLGKFFFENGRREEALTAWNSIAAGPQPDRDSLLRLAEVLTGFGLQDESLDAMAKAAEFDLNLPQRLLFVRRLIAARRFNEALAQWRQAESIAESDIEQQQLWQQRIELAQAAGTLPELIQETQQRVDSAEASPLDALQLATLLAADGRPHDATTVLTDALEHAPQEIELLRRAADLYVQTQRPSQAIAMLRKLADVDPRTRQTSLRRVIDLYLQEGQREDALQLARQLVEAQPDNAALWVQYAELCFQSQQNETGYQALREAVRLSPRDPDVLSQLGSRLAADYRTDEAIEVHWQQWEAVDSSDLRIDAVAALAPLYDRQLRIEQLLDRLRSQPTSRFGDAESITHQIAIAHEVTGNPGAALRTLAPLRIDRPRDSELLQKLIHLAALSEDVEQQLTFYEDLLAVARSVPTEQAYLDLLIRSRRLPDLIRYVEQSARGEQWDSVQRGIDTLAAAKHVDAASTACQQVLTVDPHATAVQLRLIILQLYAQDYQSAAELAKALLDRRQDNAPLDDSTLASMRQIADMATVQSDEWLQLLPQLPAVDSGGLTNLALPLYVIARHRLKQGKTLFQQSVDFDKLLQSSDTGKLWDAYITTLIHYHIHPPASLSLRSTDHREVFSLVCHLATLGDMRARTAAIRVVGNRRDALSSQWRGAANAAGWTFDETQLQWLEQQLSLPLVDIFQDKPAEFLAAVANEFKAAGRPDDALRLVQSTLHPKDITGIAAAVQVASQTGQTDRLLPQLPQWQRWLRDVLADDPLDHQAILDAALQLSQLPKPTAGSTVEQTFNVLTTILAAGAAAERLQPQIQQRWDQPFARVAISTSASTTMRVSPLLGRPLSVATMRLLLTLDEPSGSKLNQLLVAADPAIPEDEQKLRLALASAHQQWARQADRERSLELLRQGIERFPQDAQFRIAFALQAERLQRQTEALEQLELAQPAAPVLVRLKQLSRLRLASYLSDKPSGRDAAEQLQNIPLDSKTKRIVTGQLMRLGLKEQANAFLVDNTRPRNRPTAVESAKRFVDGENPRAAREAAYEALRRGTIREQQQAIKWLADLDALMDVVQYLERRRQDNPNAWQTVDQLAHLYTALGQTQKATALREARRRSLRAQQTIHGDPVAELQAGLDRSARRQFPAAFEHFLNVFAIDAQTMEEHVTPFVQAAQNTRHCDEAFQQLAACDLSGLSFDALRDLLDLDPAGVESPTARGREFMTSLLVNSSVAQLGPLLRELGRSNRLGDQAAVIAAPALRRLFSDPQSFRSDAIIWYQGQPDADGWFTGSLQPIVAAVRSQPKLKQTVLERCEAMQDAPAALPVATTVRALLSSSPEEPYETLSSLLAAEQPQWSGPFAWQAAQLLESREDVPSALIVALYRAAAEDPHLPEAYRWTAGGVGNRLYSHLKKHDQRQAARQWLLKDFDDALAAALSAERLDQRLTAVASRLQQLDCPLDAFRVEDALAYLHGTVRPTPDFDAAACHALLTDAFAAAADSQWDLSPLQAELDQPVWQSSLAAIAVKQLAAGPNADEDLNAVVDRLEQAEPRDALADRLAASGLRALIAMALEQPQAAEAVNSILKQLPSSQDESSQPPTPSADAPPILDLWTVATVAIDDQQATVREAGLRLLSRLLTTAESEREFSLAIVIADRMLATESTDVLTTVQPVLTRLLESLPDASPTSLDARIPLATVAARRGLPELALAALHDVLSIWLSQQDSSLDPATQRPNTDFSKVAEAISCARELLQNSPPTTSIDADLLELMAPADQPEELVLYVLPTIGRDVEQDPTDFPAPRSLAAVWAESIRNDASVEAMRNTIVKRKSVQKENAEILLATLAIRAADTASATTHLQAMLHDGSTHAPPLADITGLLDALQPWTKTIQAMRRSEQVCRQADRWLIPLSIESDTPELQNEIDRALLRVAAMLILDGGAKQQAQSQIQAILEMVAKRTSDESLRQLANEMLKRI